In Bacillus sp. Cs-700, one genomic interval encodes:
- the pdhA gene encoding pyruvate dehydrogenase (acetyl-transferring) E1 component subunit alpha: protein MGTKTIENIEGQFEMFQILNENGEIVNEEAMPELSDEQLQELMRRMVYTRILDQRSISLNRQGRLGFYAPTAGQEASQLGSQFALDKEDWILPGYRDVPQIIWHGLPLYKAFLFSRGHFVGNQADGLNVLSPQIIIGAQITQTAGVALGLKKKGKKNVAITYTGDGGASQGDFYEGMNFAGAYAAPAIFVVQNNRFAISVPVEKQSAAKTIAQKAVAAGIQGVQVDGMDVLAVYKAVTDARERAINGEGPTLIETMTYRYGPHTMAGDDPTRYRSEDLDSEWEKKDPIVRFRKYLESKNLWSEEKENEVVDNAKDEIKAAIKKADGTPKQKVTDLISNMYEELPQNLREQYEQYSAKESK, encoded by the coding sequence ATGGGAACTAAAACCATCGAAAACATCGAAGGCCAATTCGAAATGTTCCAGATTCTAAATGAAAATGGCGAAATCGTTAATGAAGAAGCAATGCCTGAACTATCAGATGAGCAGCTTCAAGAATTAATGCGCCGCATGGTGTACACACGCATTCTTGACCAACGTTCAATCTCTTTGAACCGTCAAGGACGTCTTGGCTTCTACGCACCAACTGCAGGACAAGAAGCTTCACAACTAGGAAGTCAATTTGCACTTGATAAAGAGGACTGGATTCTTCCAGGTTATCGTGATGTTCCTCAAATCATCTGGCACGGTCTTCCACTATATAAAGCATTTTTATTCTCCCGTGGTCACTTTGTAGGAAACCAGGCTGATGGTCTTAACGTATTGAGCCCACAAATCATTATCGGTGCTCAAATTACACAAACAGCTGGCGTTGCTCTTGGACTTAAGAAAAAAGGCAAGAAAAACGTAGCAATCACTTACACTGGTGATGGCGGTGCTTCTCAAGGGGATTTCTATGAAGGAATGAACTTCGCAGGTGCTTATGCTGCTCCAGCGATCTTCGTTGTGCAAAACAACCGTTTCGCAATCTCAGTTCCAGTTGAAAAACAATCTGCTGCGAAAACAATCGCTCAAAAAGCAGTTGCAGCTGGTATTCAAGGTGTTCAAGTAGACGGTATGGACGTTCTTGCTGTTTATAAAGCAGTTACGGATGCTCGTGAGCGCGCAATTAATGGTGAAGGTCCAACACTAATTGAAACAATGACTTACCGTTATGGTCCACATACAATGGCTGGTGACGATCCAACACGTTACCGTTCTGAAGATCTTGATAGCGAGTGGGAAAAGAAAGATCCAATCGTTCGCTTCCGCAAGTATCTTGAGAGCAAGAACCTTTGGTCAGAAGAAAAAGAAAATGAAGTAGTTGATAATGCGAAGGACGAAATCAAAGCGGCTATTAAGAAAGCAGATGGCACTCCTAAGCAAAAAGTAACAGATCTTATTTCTAACATGTACGAAGAGCTTCCACAGAACCTTCGTGAACAATACGAACAATATAGTGCAAAGGAGTCGAAGTAA
- a CDS encoding alpha-ketoacid dehydrogenase subunit beta, whose product MAQMTMIQAITDAMRTELKNDENVLVFGEDVGQNGGVFRATEGLQKEFGEDRVFDTPLAESGIGGMSIGLALTGFRPVPEVQFFGFVYEVMDAISGQMARLRYRSGGSFHAPITVRSPFGGGVKTPELHADSLEGLMAQQPGLKVVIPSNPYDAKGLLISAIRDNDPVIFLEHMKLYRSFRQEVPEEEYTIEIGKAEVKREGTDITIVTYGAMVQASLKAAEELEKDGISAEVIDLRTVSPLDIDTIIGSVEKTNRAIVVQEAQKQAGIAANVVAEINDRAILSLEAPVLRVAAPDTVFAFSAAEDVWLPDHTDIIEKATQVVNF is encoded by the coding sequence ATGGCGCAAATGACAATGATTCAAGCAATCACTGATGCGATGCGTACGGAGTTGAAAAATGACGAGAACGTACTCGTGTTTGGTGAAGACGTAGGTCAAAACGGCGGCGTTTTCCGTGCGACAGAAGGACTTCAAAAGGAATTTGGCGAAGATCGCGTGTTCGATACTCCGCTTGCTGAATCAGGTATCGGTGGTATGTCTATCGGACTTGCACTTACTGGATTCCGTCCAGTACCAGAGGTTCAGTTCTTTGGTTTCGTATACGAAGTAATGGATGCTATTTCCGGTCAAATGGCTCGTCTTCGTTACCGTTCAGGTGGCTCTTTCCATGCGCCGATTACTGTACGTTCACCATTTGGTGGCGGCGTTAAAACTCCTGAGCTTCACGCAGATAGCCTTGAAGGATTAATGGCACAACAGCCAGGACTTAAAGTCGTAATCCCTTCAAACCCTTATGATGCAAAAGGACTTCTTATTTCTGCGATCCGTGATAACGATCCAGTTATTTTCCTTGAACACATGAAGCTTTATCGTTCTTTCCGTCAGGAAGTTCCTGAAGAAGAATATACAATTGAAATTGGTAAAGCTGAAGTGAAACGTGAAGGTACTGACATCACAATCGTTACTTACGGTGCGATGGTTCAGGCATCACTTAAAGCTGCAGAAGAACTTGAAAAAGATGGCATTAGTGCTGAAGTTATCGACCTTCGTACGGTTAGCCCACTCGATATTGATACAATCATTGGATCTGTTGAGAAAACGAATCGTGCAATCGTTGTTCAAGAAGCTCAAAAGCAAGCTGGAATTGCTGCTAACGTTGTTGCAGAAATCAATGACCGCGCAATCCTAAGTCTTGAAGCACCAGTACTTCGCGTAGCTGCACCAGATACTGTATTTGCATTCTCTGCAGCTGAAGATGTATGGCTTCCTGATCATACTGATATTATCGAAAAAGCAACTCAAGTTGTTAATTTCTAA
- a CDS encoding dihydrolipoamide acetyltransferase family protein, which produces MAFQFKMPDIGEGIHEGEIVKWFVKSGDEVKEDDILAEVQNDKAVVEIPSPVDGTVKEVHAEEGATVIVGDVVITFDAEGYEDAEEEPAAEQPQAEEEAPKAEAKSEAKEDSAGSKPLPEDEEETDPTKRVIAMPAVRKYARENGVSISKVSGSGKNGRVVKEDIDTHLNGGGETASEAPATEEKAEAKQEATTSAQPQASAQPETREKMKGMRKAIAKAMVNSKHTAPHVTHMDEVVVTDLVAHRKKFKQYAADKDVKLTYLPYVVKALVSALREFPMLNASIDDSTEEIVHKHYYNIGIAANTDAGLVVPVVKEADRKPLLNVSSEINELAKKARDGKLSGDDMKGSTCTISNLGSAGGQWFTPIINNPDAAILGIGRIEEKPVVIDGEIVAAPVLALSISYDHRLIDGVTAQLALNHIKRLLNDPQLLMMEA; this is translated from the coding sequence GTGGCATTTCAATTTAAGATGCCGGATATCGGTGAAGGTATCCATGAAGGCGAAATCGTAAAATGGTTTGTTAAATCCGGAGATGAAGTTAAAGAAGACGATATTCTTGCAGAAGTACAAAACGACAAAGCTGTTGTTGAAATTCCTTCCCCAGTAGACGGAACAGTTAAAGAAGTTCACGCTGAAGAAGGCGCAACTGTAATCGTTGGAGACGTAGTAATTACTTTCGACGCAGAAGGTTATGAAGATGCAGAGGAAGAACCTGCAGCTGAACAGCCTCAAGCTGAAGAAGAAGCTCCTAAAGCAGAAGCAAAATCTGAAGCAAAAGAAGATAGCGCTGGATCAAAACCACTTCCTGAAGATGAAGAAGAAACAGATCCAACAAAACGCGTTATTGCTATGCCAGCAGTACGTAAATATGCTCGTGAAAACGGCGTAAGCATTTCCAAGGTATCTGGTTCAGGTAAAAATGGTCGCGTCGTAAAAGAGGACATCGACACTCACTTGAATGGTGGAGGCGAAACTGCTTCTGAAGCTCCAGCAACAGAAGAAAAAGCTGAAGCGAAGCAAGAAGCTACTACATCAGCTCAACCACAAGCATCTGCACAGCCGGAAACTCGTGAGAAGATGAAGGGTATGCGTAAAGCAATTGCAAAAGCAATGGTTAACTCGAAGCATACTGCTCCGCACGTAACTCACATGGATGAAGTTGTTGTAACAGATCTTGTTGCTCACCGTAAGAAGTTCAAACAATATGCTGCAGACAAAGATGTGAAGCTAACTTACCTTCCATACGTTGTAAAAGCTCTTGTTTCTGCACTTCGCGAATTCCCTATGTTGAATGCATCAATCGATGATTCCACAGAAGAAATCGTACACAAACATTATTACAACATCGGTATCGCTGCTAACACTGACGCTGGACTAGTTGTTCCTGTCGTAAAAGAAGCAGACCGTAAACCACTTCTTAATGTTTCATCTGAAATTAATGAGTTGGCTAAAAAAGCTCGCGATGGTAAACTATCAGGGGACGATATGAAAGGTAGCACATGTACTATTTCTAACCTGGGTTCTGCTGGTGGTCAATGGTTCACTCCAATCATCAACAACCCGGATGCTGCTATTCTTGGTATTGGTCGTATTGAGGAGAAGCCAGTTGTTATCGACGGAGAAATCGTTGCTGCACCTGTTCTTGCTCTATCGATCAGCTACGACCACAGACTTATTGATGGCGTAACAGCACAACTTGCTCTTAATCACATCAAGCGTCTGTTGAACGATCCACAACTCTTAATGATGGAGGCGTAA
- the lpdA gene encoding dihydrolipoyl dehydrogenase, whose amino-acid sequence MVVGDFPIELDTLVVGAGPGGYVAAIRAAQLGQKVAIADKGTLGGVCLNVGCIPSKAMINASHKYESAKHSDDIGITAENVSVDMKKVQEWKSSVVDKLTGGVAGLMKSNKVDVISGEVYFVDKNTVRIMDEKNSQTYTFNNCIIATGSRPIELPSFKWSKRVISSTGALALDEVPKKMVVIGGGYIGIELGTVYANFGTEVTILEGTKQILPGFEKQMSSLVSRRLKKKGNVEIITQALAQGVEETEDGVTVTAEIKGETKTFDADYVLVTVGRKPNTNEIGLEELGVEMTDKGLVKIDKQCRTNFDNIYAIGDIVEGPALAHKASYEGKVAAEVIGGENSVIDYLAIPAVVFSDPELASVGYTEQEAKDQGFEVKASKFPFGANGRALSLNDSEGFMKLITRKEDGLVIGAQIAGPNASDMIAELGLAIEAGMTAEDIALTIHAHPTLGEITMEAAEVALGTPIHIG is encoded by the coding sequence ATGGTAGTAGGAGATTTTCCAATCGAATTAGACACACTTGTAGTAGGAGCTGGACCAGGTGGATATGTAGCTGCAATCCGTGCAGCACAGCTTGGTCAGAAAGTTGCCATTGCTGACAAAGGAACTCTAGGCGGAGTTTGCTTAAACGTTGGTTGTATTCCTTCAAAAGCAATGATCAACGCATCTCATAAATATGAGTCTGCAAAGCACTCCGATGATATCGGAATCACAGCTGAGAACGTGAGCGTCGACATGAAAAAAGTACAGGAGTGGAAGTCTTCTGTTGTTGATAAGCTTACTGGCGGCGTAGCAGGACTTATGAAATCAAATAAAGTTGATGTTATCAGTGGTGAAGTTTATTTCGTCGATAAGAACACAGTTCGTATCATGGACGAAAAGAACTCTCAAACGTATACATTCAACAACTGTATCATCGCAACAGGATCTCGCCCAATCGAACTTCCAAGTTTCAAATGGAGTAAGCGCGTGATTTCGTCAACTGGAGCACTTGCACTTGACGAAGTTCCTAAGAAAATGGTTGTTATCGGCGGAGGGTACATTGGAATCGAACTTGGTACTGTGTATGCAAACTTCGGTACTGAAGTAACAATCCTTGAAGGTACGAAGCAGATCCTACCTGGATTCGAAAAACAAATGAGCTCTCTTGTTTCTCGTCGTCTTAAGAAGAAAGGTAATGTAGAAATCATTACTCAAGCTCTTGCGCAAGGCGTTGAAGAAACAGAAGACGGCGTAACAGTAACAGCAGAAATCAAAGGTGAAACGAAGACGTTTGACGCTGATTATGTGCTTGTTACAGTTGGCCGTAAGCCTAATACAAATGAAATCGGTCTTGAAGAACTTGGCGTTGAAATGACGGACAAAGGTCTTGTGAAGATTGACAAGCAGTGTCGTACAAACTTCGATAACATCTATGCAATTGGTGATATCGTTGAAGGTCCTGCGCTTGCTCACAAAGCTTCTTATGAAGGTAAAGTAGCTGCAGAAGTAATCGGCGGTGAAAACTCAGTAATTGATTACCTTGCAATCCCTGCAGTGGTATTCTCTGATCCAGAACTCGCTTCAGTTGGTTATACTGAACAAGAAGCAAAAGATCAAGGATTTGAAGTGAAGGCATCTAAATTCCCATTCGGTGCTAACGGCCGTGCATTGTCTCTTAACGACAGTGAAGGATTTATGAAGCTTATCACTCGTAAAGAAGATGGCCTAGTGATCGGTGCTCAAATTGCTGGTCCTAACGCTTCTGATATGATTGCTGAGCTTGGTCTTGCAATTGAAGCTGGTATGACAGCTGAAGATATTGCACTTACAATTCATGCTCACCCAACACTTGGAGAAATTACAATGGAAGCTGCTGAAGTAGCTCTTGGTACTCCAATTCATATTGGTTAA
- a CDS encoding BCCT family transporter yields MNKLTAVFIISVVLSLLFISWGTISPESLDATTSSLQSFLQVKFGWFYLLAASGFLIFAIYLIFSKYGRLRLGKETDVPEYNLITWFAMLFSAGMGIGLVFWGVAEPMFHYYDPPAGAASQSDEAARLAFQYSFFHWGLHPWAIYTTVALALAFFKFRKGAPGLISAIFYPILGERVNGPIGKIIDVIAVIATVFGVATSLGFGASQIGGGISYLTGVENSFTTQLIIILVVTVLYMISASTGISKGIKYLSNTNIVLAILLMFFLLFAGPTNFIMDLFTSTLGSYIQNLPSMSLRMRPFEGSSWIQSWTIFYWAWWIAWAPFVGTFIARVSKGRTIREFVLGVLLVPTIFGALWFSVFGGSAISLDMAGTGIYDIINNQGMEVALFAVLEQYPLGTLMSIIAILLISTFFITSADSATFVLGMQTTNGSMNPSTKVKLTWGVIQSSAAAVLLWSGGLGALQTASIIAAFPFAIIIIGMIISLLKAFKQEKIPPRPPKKDESK; encoded by the coding sequence TTGAATAAGCTTACAGCAGTCTTTATAATCTCTGTAGTATTATCTCTTCTCTTTATTTCTTGGGGAACCATTTCTCCAGAGTCTTTAGATGCAACGACTTCTTCACTTCAAAGCTTTCTTCAGGTGAAGTTTGGATGGTTTTATTTATTAGCAGCGTCAGGCTTTCTAATTTTTGCGATCTATCTTATTTTTTCGAAGTACGGTAGACTTCGACTTGGAAAAGAAACAGATGTACCGGAGTATAATCTCATTACATGGTTTGCGATGTTATTCTCAGCTGGAATGGGAATTGGACTTGTATTCTGGGGCGTTGCAGAACCAATGTTCCATTATTATGATCCACCCGCTGGCGCAGCTTCTCAGTCAGATGAAGCAGCACGACTTGCGTTTCAGTATAGTTTCTTCCATTGGGGGCTACACCCTTGGGCGATTTATACCACCGTTGCGTTAGCATTAGCATTCTTTAAGTTTAGAAAAGGAGCACCAGGTCTTATTAGTGCTATTTTCTATCCGATTCTTGGAGAGCGAGTAAATGGACCAATCGGTAAAATAATTGACGTTATCGCTGTTATTGCGACCGTATTTGGTGTCGCTACTTCACTCGGATTCGGAGCTTCACAAATCGGTGGAGGAATCTCTTATTTAACCGGGGTCGAAAATTCATTTACAACACAGTTAATTATTATTTTAGTTGTAACGGTCCTCTATATGATTTCCGCATCAACTGGAATTTCAAAAGGAATTAAATATTTAAGTAATACAAACATTGTCCTTGCGATTTTACTTATGTTCTTCCTACTCTTTGCAGGACCAACAAACTTTATTATGGACCTGTTTACATCGACTCTTGGTTCTTATATTCAAAATTTACCTAGCATGAGCCTTCGTATGAGACCATTTGAAGGGTCATCATGGATTCAGAGCTGGACAATCTTCTACTGGGCATGGTGGATTGCCTGGGCGCCATTTGTAGGAACATTTATCGCTCGTGTATCAAAAGGTAGAACGATTCGAGAATTTGTTCTTGGTGTTCTTTTAGTGCCAACGATTTTTGGTGCATTATGGTTCTCCGTGTTTGGAGGTTCAGCCATTTCTCTTGATATGGCCGGAACAGGTATTTACGACATTATTAACAACCAGGGTATGGAAGTTGCACTATTCGCTGTACTTGAGCAATATCCACTTGGTACATTGATGTCGATCATTGCGATATTACTAATCAGTACCTTCTTTATTACATCGGCTGACTCAGCAACATTTGTTCTTGGGATGCAAACGACGAACGGAAGTATGAATCCTTCAACCAAAGTGAAATTAACTTGGGGTGTGATTCAGTCATCAGCTGCTGCAGTTCTCCTTTGGTCAGGTGGCCTCGGTGCCTTGCAAACTGCGTCTATCATAGCCGCTTTTCCGTTTGCCATTATCATAATCGGTATGATTATCTCTCTATTAAAAGCTTTTAAACAAGAGAAAATACCGCCAAGACCACCTAAAAAAGATGAGTCAAAATAA
- a CDS encoding polysaccharide deacetylase family protein — MTNTLKWMMLALLVFVAACSTNAGSEPNTDASKNEASNSQQASNEEETSEDSSDEEADSKEASDQEEKKEEEEATAEETEPEYRLNEAFWGFEPINDAPAEAVLLTIDDAPDKNAVEMAKTLKELDAPAIFFVNGHFIDTDEEKARLKEIYEMGFAIGNHTMTHADLKSLSEDEQKEEILKLNEMIEEVIGEKPKFFRAPFGSNTDYSKSLAKEEGMLVMNWTYGYDWVKEYQNKAALADIMVNSPLLQNGANLLMHDRDWTAAAMSDIVSGLRDKDYDLINPEQIELVKK, encoded by the coding sequence ATGACAAATACGTTAAAATGGATGATGTTAGCACTACTGGTTTTTGTAGCTGCTTGCTCAACGAATGCAGGATCGGAACCAAATACAGATGCATCAAAAAACGAAGCTAGCAATAGCCAACAGGCTTCAAACGAGGAAGAAACGAGCGAAGACTCTTCTGATGAAGAAGCAGATTCAAAAGAGGCGAGTGACCAAGAGGAGAAGAAAGAGGAAGAAGAGGCCACTGCTGAAGAGACAGAGCCTGAATATCGCTTGAATGAAGCATTTTGGGGATTTGAACCAATAAATGATGCTCCAGCTGAAGCGGTGCTTCTTACAATCGATGATGCACCAGATAAAAATGCAGTTGAAATGGCAAAGACACTTAAAGAACTCGATGCTCCTGCAATTTTCTTTGTGAATGGTCATTTTATTGATACTGATGAAGAAAAGGCTAGATTAAAGGAAATATATGAGATGGGCTTTGCAATTGGTAATCATACGATGACGCATGCTGATTTGAAATCTTTATCTGAGGATGAGCAAAAGGAAGAGATTTTGAAATTAAACGAGATGATTGAAGAAGTGATTGGGGAGAAGCCGAAGTTTTTTAGAGCGCCATTCGGATCAAACACTGATTATTCCAAATCACTTGCTAAAGAAGAAGGCATGCTTGTGATGAATTGGACGTATGGATATGATTGGGTAAAGGAATATCAAAATAAAGCTGCACTAGCTGACATAATGGTCAATTCACCACTTCTACAAAATGGAGCAAACTTGCTTATGCATGACCGTGATTGGACAGCTGCGGCCATGAGTGACATTGTTTCCGGATTAAGAGATAAAGATTATGATCTCATCAATCCAGAACAAATCGAATTAGTCAAAAAATAA
- a CDS encoding DUF1885 family protein: MPQSAYLTPVTDEDLSLIHVKELLTYYMNITSKTGEQLSWSYGDFAFPYTLVENADSDEWFYLKGNNDGYRTIVIGLVEKKIQIVLPDQSTHGDKAKANELCKFLATKLKADLILFNGRKMRYTKK; the protein is encoded by the coding sequence ATGCCACAAAGCGCTTACCTCACTCCCGTAACAGACGAGGATCTGTCACTCATTCACGTTAAAGAACTGCTCACTTATTACATGAACATTACTTCGAAAACAGGAGAACAGCTTTCCTGGTCGTACGGTGACTTTGCTTTTCCTTATACACTTGTTGAAAATGCTGACTCTGATGAATGGTTTTATTTAAAGGGTAATAATGATGGATACCGTACAATTGTCATTGGACTAGTTGAAAAAAAGATCCAGATTGTTTTACCGGATCAATCGACTCATGGTGATAAAGCAAAAGCAAATGAACTATGTAAATTTCTTGCAACAAAACTAAAAGCAGATCTCATCCTTTTTAATGGTCGGAAAATGCGATACACAAAAAAATAA
- a CDS encoding GapA-binding peptide SR1P: MGIIICQTCEKTIDHVHEEKVSTLYSRCPECNKKDKK, from the coding sequence ATGGGTATTATCATTTGCCAAACTTGCGAGAAAACAATTGATCACGTTCATGAAGAAAAGGTAAGCACGCTTTATAGCAGATGCCCGGAATGCAATAAAAAGGATAAAAAATAA
- a CDS encoding aminotransferase class I/II-fold pyridoxal phosphate-dependent enzyme, protein MQQNETPLFTGLVNHANKNPIQFHIPGHKKGNGMDPEFRAFIGDNALSIDLINIQPLDDLHHPHGIIKKAQDLAAEAFGADSTFFSVQGTSGAIMTMVMTVCSPGDKIIVPRNVHKSVMSAIIFSGATPVFIHPEIDPKLGISHGITPVAVKKALEQHPDAKGVLVINPTYFGISANLEEIVSISHEYDVPVLVDEAHGVHIHFHDRLPVSAMQAGADMAATSVHKLGGSMTQSSVLNVKEGLISAKRVQTIISMLTTTSTSYILLASLDVARKRLVMDGYELIENAIQLADRARNQINDISPLYCVGNEILGTNATYDYDPTKLIISVHDLGITGYEAEVWLRKEANLEVELSDLYNLLCIVTPGDNEESVNALVYALKDMVEAFKESDGTVAEKFEVHAPDIPTLAVSPRDAFYSETEIIPFTESAGRVIAEFVMVYPPGIPIFIPGEIITEENLKYIVENIEAGLPVQGPEDDELNDIRVIKEYKAIK, encoded by the coding sequence TTGCAACAAAACGAAACACCATTATTCACTGGTTTAGTTAACCACGCAAATAAAAACCCCATTCAATTTCATATTCCTGGTCATAAAAAAGGAAATGGAATGGATCCTGAATTTCGTGCATTTATCGGAGATAATGCACTTTCGATTGATTTAATTAATATTCAGCCTCTTGATGATCTTCATCATCCACATGGCATAATTAAGAAAGCTCAAGACCTTGCAGCAGAAGCATTTGGTGCCGATTCCACCTTCTTCTCGGTTCAAGGTACAAGTGGCGCAATCATGACAATGGTTATGACCGTATGTTCTCCTGGTGACAAAATTATCGTGCCAAGAAACGTCCATAAATCAGTCATGTCTGCCATCATCTTTTCAGGTGCCACGCCCGTATTCATTCACCCTGAAATTGATCCTAAGCTCGGCATTTCTCATGGCATCACTCCGGTCGCAGTAAAGAAAGCGCTCGAACAGCACCCCGATGCTAAAGGCGTTCTCGTTATTAATCCTACTTATTTCGGGATTTCTGCGAATTTAGAAGAAATTGTGTCAATTTCTCATGAATATGACGTTCCCGTTTTAGTTGATGAAGCACATGGTGTTCACATTCATTTTCATGATCGCTTGCCAGTTTCAGCAATGCAGGCAGGTGCAGATATGGCCGCAACTAGCGTTCATAAACTCGGTGGATCCATGACACAAAGCTCTGTGCTAAATGTAAAAGAAGGCCTAATCTCTGCTAAGCGCGTACAAACTATTATCAGCATGCTCACAACAACTTCTACTTCTTATATTCTCCTTGCTTCTCTTGATGTTGCAAGAAAGAGACTCGTGATGGATGGGTACGAGTTAATCGAAAACGCGATACAACTAGCAGACCGAGCACGGAATCAAATTAATGATATCTCACCACTCTATTGTGTTGGGAATGAAATTCTTGGAACGAATGCCACTTACGACTATGATCCAACAAAACTAATTATCTCTGTCCACGATCTAGGGATTACGGGCTATGAAGCAGAAGTATGGTTACGAAAAGAGGCGAATCTGGAAGTGGAGCTTTCTGATTTGTATAATTTGCTTTGTATCGTCACACCAGGGGATAATGAGGAATCCGTTAATGCTCTTGTATACGCCTTAAAAGATATGGTAGAAGCTTTTAAAGAGTCAGATGGTACAGTTGCTGAAAAGTTTGAGGTTCATGCTCCAGATATACCGACGCTAGCCGTTTCTCCAAGGGATGCTTTTTATTCCGAAACGGAAATTATTCCATTTACTGAGTCAGCGGGGCGCGTCATCGCTGAATTCGTTATGGTTTATCCACCAGGCATTCCAATCTTTATTCCTGGTGAAATCATTACGGAAGAAAACTTAAAATATATTGTGGAAAATATTGAAGCTGGTCTTCCTGTTCAAGGACCTGAAGATGATGAATTAAACGATATCCGTGTGATTAAAGAATATAAGGCAATTAAATAA
- a CDS encoding nitronate monooxygenase family protein, whose translation MKWKTRFTELLGIKKPIVQGGLAYLAYHELASAVSNAGGLGQLTAMSMDSETQLKKEIYLTKSLTDQPFGVNFAIGQHGRPFEHMLDTAIQEGVEIISVTGGNPKPVFDMVRGTNVKVLVLTAGKRQAIKAEELGATAVMVVGQEGGGHLGKEDTGTMVLVPQVVDAVSIPVIASGGIGDGRGLMASLALGAEGIEMGTRFIATKECTHAHDAYKQRLLQGSETDTMIIKRSLGAPARVIRNVFAERITEIEASNGGYDLLKEYISGEANRKFIYEGKDEEGFAWAGQVMGAIHDVPSVHELFERMDQEAKEIRIKWQL comes from the coding sequence ATGAAGTGGAAGACGCGATTTACGGAGTTATTAGGTATAAAGAAACCAATTGTTCAGGGAGGACTTGCCTACCTGGCCTATCACGAGTTAGCTTCTGCGGTTAGCAACGCAGGTGGGCTAGGTCAGCTCACAGCAATGTCTATGGACTCAGAAACACAGCTAAAAAAGGAAATATACCTTACAAAAAGTCTTACCGATCAACCATTCGGAGTCAATTTTGCAATTGGCCAGCACGGGAGGCCATTTGAACACATGCTTGACACTGCTATCCAAGAAGGAGTAGAAATCATTTCGGTTACAGGTGGTAATCCTAAGCCTGTTTTTGATATGGTGAGAGGGACAAACGTGAAAGTCCTTGTTTTAACAGCTGGGAAGCGACAGGCGATTAAGGCAGAAGAGCTAGGTGCAACAGCCGTCATGGTTGTTGGACAAGAAGGTGGTGGACATCTCGGAAAGGAAGATACTGGGACAATGGTTCTCGTTCCTCAAGTAGTTGATGCAGTTTCGATTCCCGTTATTGCATCAGGCGGAATAGGAGATGGGCGGGGATTAATGGCTTCTCTCGCACTTGGCGCTGAAGGAATTGAAATGGGAACAAGATTTATTGCTACGAAAGAGTGTACACACGCTCATGATGCTTACAAACAACGTTTGTTACAGGGATCCGAGACGGATACAATGATTATTAAACGAAGCCTTGGTGCGCCTGCACGAGTAATCCGAAATGTATTTGCTGAACGAATTACTGAAATTGAAGCAAGTAATGGTGGATATGATCTTCTCAAAGAATACATAAGCGGTGAAGCGAACAGGAAGTTTATATATGAAGGAAAAGATGAAGAAGGTTTTGCGTGGGCAGGACAGGTGATGGGTGCGATTCATGATGTTCCTTCCGTACACGAGTTATTCGAACGGATGGATCAAGAAGCAAAAGAGATTCGAATAAAATGGCAACTTTAG
- a CDS encoding UPF0223 family protein — MEVQYPISIDWSKDEVIKVVNFFELIEKAYGQGVHKDELISSYHEFKDVVPSKSEEKQIFKQFDKETGFSTYHVVKEAKQTERDRVKMTT; from the coding sequence ATGGAAGTCCAATATCCTATTTCCATTGATTGGAGCAAAGACGAAGTAATTAAAGTAGTTAATTTTTTTGAATTGATTGAGAAAGCCTATGGTCAGGGTGTTCATAAGGATGAATTAATTAGTAGCTATCATGAATTTAAAGATGTTGTTCCTTCTAAATCGGAGGAAAAACAAATCTTTAAACAGTTTGATAAAGAGACGGGCTTTTCAACTTATCACGTTGTCAAAGAAGCGAAGCAAACAGAACGTGATCGAGTAAAAATGACAACATAA